Proteins encoded together in one Brassica napus cultivar Da-Ae unplaced genomic scaffold, Da-Ae ScsIHWf_1506;HRSCAF=2102, whole genome shotgun sequence window:
- the LOC125597616 gene encoding uncharacterized protein LOC125597616 encodes MGSSENGYKELPSYLHKIRMANPGTLARLEVDANNRFKYLFLAFSASITGFPFMRKVVVVDGTFLQGKYKGTLLIATSQDGNFQIFPIAFAVVDTENDESWTWFFRQLSRVIPDDEGLALISDRHKSIRKAISVVYPLASTGICTYHLYKNILLRYRGRDLFGLVKKAAYSFRLADFEASFETIKGLNPDLHAYLERADVCKWARAHFRGDRYNILTSNIAESINRALSDVRSLPIVRLLESIRLMMTRWFATRKHDADLMKTSLTRGVEKLLEGRIPIANLLKVQAIDIHQSQVMGVSSLHVVNLTEKTCSCRRFDLEKLPCAHAIAAAEARKISRISLCHKYYRTQYLYNAYFTPVMPNAADVPIPEEVAKRICLPPDVRQPPGRPKKSRHKSILEKVADKKRPRKEHTCRICNHVGHNSTTCPLK; translated from the exons ATGGGTTCATCGGAGAATGGATATAAGGAGTTACCTTCTTACCTGCACAAGATTAGAATGGCAAATCCTGGGACCTTAGCTCGACTGGAAGTTGATGCAAACAATAGATTTAAGTACTTATTCCTTGCATTCAGCGCTAGCATTACTGGCTTCCCATTTATGAGAAAGGTTGTGGTGGTTGATGGTACTTTCTTGCAAGGAAAATACAAAGGAACGCTTCTCATTGCAACATCACAGGATggtaattttcagatatttccgATAGCATTTGCTGTGGTTGACACAGAGAATGATGAATCATGGACATGGTTCTTCCGTCAACTCAGCCGTGTGATACCCGATGATGAAGGATTGGCATTAATTTCTGACAGGCACAAGTCAATAAGAAAGGCAATTTCAGTGGTCTATCCGTTGGCTAGCACGGGAATTTGCACGTACCACTTATATAAGAACATCTTATTACGGTACAGAGGACGTGATCTGTTTGGTTTGGTCAAAAAAGCTGCGTACTCTTTTAGGTTAGCTGACTTTGAAGCAAGCTTCGAGACGATTAAAGGGTTAAATCCAGATTTACATGCATATTTGGAACGTGCTGATGTGTGTAAGTGGGCTCGAGCGCATTTTAGAGGTGATAGATATAACATCCTTACAAGTAACATAGCTGAATCCATAAACAGAGCTTTGTCAGATGTGAGAAGCTTGCCAATTGTTCGCCTTTTAGAGTCTATCCGATTAATGATGACACGTTGGTTTGCAACAAGAAAACATGATGCTGACTTGATGAAAACTTCTCTGACTCGTGGTGTGGAGAAGTTGTTGGag GGCCGTATACCTATTGCTAATCTATTAAAGGTTCAAGCTATCGACATTCATCAGTCACAAGTGATGGGAGTCTCATCTTTACATGTTGTAAACCTTACAGAAAAAACATGTTCTTGCCGTAGATTTGATTTGGAGAAGCTACCATGtgctcatgctatagctgctgcgGAAGCTAGAAAGATATCACGTATATCACTTTGTCACAAGTACTATCGGACGCAGTACCTTTACAATGCATATTTCACTCCTGTTATGCCCAATGCAGCTGATGTTCCAATTCCAGAAGAAGTTGCAAAGAGGATCTGTTTGCCGCCTGATGTCCGCCAACCACCGGGAAGACCCaaaaaatcaagacataaatctattttggagaaaGTTGCAGACAAGAAGCGGCCAAGGAAGGAACACACATGTAGAATTTGTAACCATGTGGGACACAATTCTACAACATGTCCTCTTAAGTGA
- the LOC125575088 gene encoding mitogen-activated protein kinase 18-like, which yields MQPNQAKRDTKEMDFFTEYGDANRYRILEVIGKGSYGVVCAAIDTHTGEKVAIKKINDIFEHISDALRILREVKLLRLLRHPDIVEIKSIMLPPSKREFKDIYVVFELMESDLHQVIKANDDLTRDHHQFFLYQMLRALKFMHTANVYHRDLKPKNILANANSKLKVCDFGLARVAFNDTPTTVLWTDYVATRWYRAPELCGSFFTKYTPAIDIWSIGCIFAEVLTGKPLFPGKSISHQLELITDLLGTPKPETISGVRNDKARKYLSEMKNKNPVTFSQKFCKADPLAIRLLQRLLAFDPKDRPTAAEALADPYFKGLAKVEREPSCQPISKMEFEFERRRLTKDDIRELIYREILEYHPQLLKDYMSGSEGSSFVYPSAIGHLRKQFNYLEENSSRNGPVIPLERKHVSLPRSTVHSSVVHSTSQPIPAGTRALGPPPRVPPSGRAGRVVESSVSYENGRYLKETYFRSAVSSPHCYFKANTMMNPNNSKVEASFQPKPQEFVTVPPAARTNQTNVEIVNRPNPYFQSQVPNVEHSSNNNNMAIDAKLLQSQTQFGPAGAAAVAVAAHMNIGTTI from the exons ATGCAACCAAATCAAGCAAAGAGg GACACGAAAGAGATGGACTTTTTCACAGAGTACGGCGACGCCAACCGATACCGAATCCTCGAAGTCATCGGCAAAGGAAGCtacggagttgtgtgcgcagcCATCGACACGCACACGGGAGAGAAAGTCGCAATCAAGAAGATCAACGACATCTTCGAACACATCTCCGACGCGCTTCGGATCCTCCGTGAGGTCAAGCTTCTGAGGCTCCTAAGGCATCCTGATATAGTGGAGATCAAAAGCATCATGCTTCCTCCTTCCAAGCGAGAGTTCAAAGACATCTACGTTGTCTTTGAGCTCATGGAATCTGATCTTCACCAAGTTATTAAAGCTAACGATGATCTGACTCGCGATCACCACCAGTTTTTCCTTTACCAGATGCTTCGTGCCTTGAAGTTTATGCATACGGCTAATGTCTACCATCGTGATCTTAAGCCGAAGAATATACTGGCGAATGCAAACAGCAAGTTGAAAGTTTGTGACTTTGGGTTGGCTAGAGTTGCGTTTAATGATACTCCTACAACAGTCTTGTGGACG GACTATGTTGCCACAAGATGGTACAGAGCGCCTGAGCTCTGTGGATCATTCTTTACTAAG TATACTCCAGCTATAGACATATGGAGCATTGGTTGCATCTTTGCAGAGGTACTAACAGGGAAGCCATTGTTTCCGGGGAAAAGCATTTCTCATCAGCTGGAGTTGATTACTGATCTTCTTGGCACACCAAAACCAGAGACTATTTCTGGA GTTAGAAATGATAAAGCTAGAAAATACTTGAGTGAGATGAAGAACAAAAATCCGGTCACCTTCTCTCAAAAATTCTGCAAAGCAGATCCTTTAGCAATCAGACTCTTGCAGAGGCTGTTGGCTTTTGATCCAAAGGATAGACCAACTGCTGCAGAGGCACTGGCTGATCCTTACTTTAAGGGTCTTGCTAAGGTTGAAAGAGAGCCTTCATGTCAGCCAATCTCGAAGATGGAGTTTGAGTTTGAGAGAAGAAGGTTGACAAAGGATGACATTAGGGAACTTATATACAGGGAGATACTGGAGTACCATCCTCAGTTGCTCAAGGACTATATGAGTGGTTCTGAGGGATCAAGTTTCGTATATCCTAG CGCCATAGGACATCTTAGGAAGCAGTTCAATTACTTAGAGGAGAATAGCAGTAGAAATGGTCCGGTCATACCTCTTGAGAGGAAGCACGTTTCACTTCCTCG GTCTACAGTTCATTCAAGTGTAGTCCATTCCACCAGTCAACCAATTCCTGCAGGAACTAGAGCTTTAGGACCTCCTCCAAGAGTACCACCATCTG GTAGAGCAGGACGTGTTGTGGAATCATCTGTTAGTTATGAGAATGGTAGGTACCTCAAAGAAACTTACTTCAGAAGCGCGGTATCATCTCCTCACTGCTACTTCAAAGCAAACACCATGATGAACCCAAATAACAGCAAGGTTGAGGCTTCTTTTCAGCCTAAACCACAAGAATTTGTCACCGTACCTCCAGCTGCTAGGACTAACCAAACAAACGTGGAGATTGTGAACCGCCCAAACCCTTATTTCCAATCACAAGTCCCTAATGTAGAACACtcaagcaacaacaacaatatgGCCATCGATGCTAAGCTGTTGCAATCACAGACACAGTTTGGTCCAGCCGGGGCCGCAGCGGTTGCAGTAGCAGCACACATGAACATAGGCACAACTATTTAG